In Armatimonadota bacterium, the genomic stretch TATGTCGACAGCGTGTCTGTTGGGATATGGGCGCACGCGGGTTCTCGTGACGAGATCGACTCGCGCATGGGGATCAGCCACTTTATTGAGCATATGCTTTTTAAGGGTACGCACACCCGCAGCGCGAAACAGATTGCCGATGAAATGGACGGTCTCGGCGGGCACTTGAACGCCTTTACCGATAAAGAGTTCACCTGCTATTACGCCAAAGTGCTGCGCGAGCATCTGTCGAAAGCGGTTGACATCGTATCGGATATGGTCCTGAATTCCGTTCTTGATCCGGTCGAAATGGACCGCGAGAAAAATGTCGTCCTTGAGGAGATCGGCCGTCATCAGGACACTCCCGAAGACCATGTGCACGATCTGCTTGCGGAGGTGCTATGGAAGGGCCATCGGCTTGGCAACTCGGTCATCGGCTCCAGCGTGGTCGTCAAGAATCTGACGCGTGATGACTTGCTCGCTTATCTGCATGAGTTATACTGCCCGGACGCGCTCGTAATTTCCGCCGCAGGCAACATAGATCACCGCGAGTTTGTCGATCTGGTGGCAAAAGCATTTGGTGATCTTTCCGGCAAAAGAACTCCCAGGGTAATGCATGATGCCCAGGTCCATCTGGATGTGCGGGTCATTGATAAATCGACTCAACAGGTGCACTTTTGCCTGGGCACTCACGGCTATGCTCAGGATTGCAAAGAGAAATACGCCCTGGCTGCCATTGATTCGGCGCTTGGCGGAGGGATGAGTTCAAGGCTCTTCCAGGAAATTCGTGAAAAGCGCGGCCTGGCGTATGCCATAGGTTCATATTCTGCTTCATACCAGGAGGCCGGCATGTTTGCCATATACGGCGGCACCAGCATCCAGAATATCAAATACGTGCTCGAACTTACCCAGATCGAGTGCGACAATATTAAAAAGAGCAGTGTGACCGATGCCGAGCTTGAGCGCGCAAAGAACCAGATACGAGGCGCGCTGGTCCTTGGTCAGGAGAGTATGTCCAACAGGATGAGTCGGCTTGCCAAGAGCGAGATGTACTTCGGCAGATTGGTCAGGCTCGAAGAGATAATAGATTCGATCATGGCTGTGACAAAAGATGATGTCGCGTCGGTCGCCTCGCAGCTTTTTGACGACTCGAAGTTTGCGATTGCCGCCATAGGTCCTTTCAAGAAGCATGCCGATCTGATTAAAGATAGTATGCTGTCAGTGTAATTGGCTGCCTTGCGGATGAATTCGAACGTTGGATAATTGAGCAAACAGTAATGCGGAGAATTAAATGCCTGATAAAATAAAAGTCGCGGTGCTTGGCGCATGCGGAAAAATGGGCCGCGAAGTGATGAAAGCGGTGGCGGGCGCTGATGATATGGAGCTTGTCGGCGCATGTGACGTATATGGCGCGGGCACTAACGCATCCGAAGCTGCGGGCGTACCCGGCTTGAGCTTTAATATAGAGGCGGATTTCAAAAAATTACTTGCCGAGTCGAAGCCGGATGTGGTTGTCTATTTCGCCAAGCCGTTCGATATGGATAATGTGCGGGCAATGCTGCATGCCGGGGTAGTCCCGGTTATTGGGACCACAGGTATCAGCGCTCAGAACCTTGATGAGATCGGCAAACTGGCCGAAAGCACCGGAACGGGCGCGATGGTGATACCCAACTTTGCAATCGGCGCTGTGCTGATGATGAAGTTTGCAGCCGAGGCTGCAAAGTATATGCCCAATGTGGAGATTATCGAGCTTCACCACGATAAGAAGGTCGATTCACCGTCCGGGACGGCCATAAAGACAGCAGAGATGATCGAAGCGTCCAGGCAGGAATCCGGGCTCGAGTGTGAGAAGCCGCTGGGTTCCGATGACGACCCTGCCAGGGGTGATAAGCACAGTGAGGTTCAGATTCACAGTGTGCGCCTGCCGGGACTGGTTGCCCATCAGGAAGTTCTCTTCGGTGGGACCGGCCAGATTCTCACGATCAGGCACGATAGTATTGACAGAACAAGTTTTATGCCGGGCGTTCTGCTCGCGGTGCGGC encodes the following:
- a CDS encoding pitrilysin family protein, yielding MVSKTVLPNGVRILSEHVPYVDSVSVGIWAHAGSRDEIDSRMGISHFIEHMLFKGTHTRSAKQIADEMDGLGGHLNAFTDKEFTCYYAKVLREHLSKAVDIVSDMVLNSVLDPVEMDREKNVVLEEIGRHQDTPEDHVHDLLAEVLWKGHRLGNSVIGSSVVVKNLTRDDLLAYLHELYCPDALVISAAGNIDHREFVDLVAKAFGDLSGKRTPRVMHDAQVHLDVRVIDKSTQQVHFCLGTHGYAQDCKEKYALAAIDSALGGGMSSRLFQEIREKRGLAYAIGSYSASYQEAGMFAIYGGTSIQNIKYVLELTQIECDNIKKSSVTDAELERAKNQIRGALVLGQESMSNRMSRLAKSEMYFGRLVRLEEIIDSIMAVTKDDVASVASQLFDDSKFAIAAIGPFKKHADLIKDSMLSV
- the dapB gene encoding 4-hydroxy-tetrahydrodipicolinate reductase is translated as MPDKIKVAVLGACGKMGREVMKAVAGADDMELVGACDVYGAGTNASEAAGVPGLSFNIEADFKKLLAESKPDVVVYFAKPFDMDNVRAMLHAGVVPVIGTTGISAQNLDEIGKLAESTGTGAMVIPNFAIGAVLMMKFAAEAAKYMPNVEIIELHHDKKVDSPSGTAIKTAEMIEASRQESGLECEKPLGSDDDPARGDKHSEVQIHSVRLPGLVAHQEVLFGGTGQILTIRHDSIDRTSFMPGVLLAVRRASTIKALVYGLDKLL